A portion of the Calothrix sp. 336/3 genome contains these proteins:
- a CDS encoding CHASE2 domain-containing protein encodes MSEWSGKYLTKLLSLIRQSLRWENRELITGSGVAVCLILLRLLGLLQFLEWAALDQFFQWRPMEAPEARVTIVAIDEASLRQIGSWPMPDAAIAQLLQKLNQYQPRAIGLDIYRDLRTDPGHEELTAVYQSMSNLIGIELLSGDSDKRVAAPAELSEKKQVGFNNLLLDADGKVRRSLLYWHLGNQLHESFALKLAKLYLKQENILPQRASSQSEYLQLGKAIFQRLQPHDGGYVGVDNRGYQIVSNFPKPACSDCAEQDYGFSKVSMRNILAGNVPSELIRDRVVLIGSTAPSLQDLVLIPYSSRLMGTAKPVGGVELQAYFVAELISASLDGRPLMRVWSDIGEYLWIFVCSYAGAVLRSRIRRIRYISLGIFLVAILLIGGSYGSFLLGWWIPLMPGFLAFASSVITITSHIAHTQEELKRSKQFLDGIINTIADPVFVKNEKHQLMIVNEAFCEFIGYPQEKLIGKSDYDLFCEKEAEVFWWQDELIFRSQKSQEHEEELTNADKVTFLIATKRSLHKDAAGNCFLVGVIRDITERKLLEQELKATATELFRSNSELKSKEDELRYVAYHDTLTGLSNRKYFHEQLEESLEWAKNNQLLLGLLFIDLDGFKQVNDTLGHEMGDRLLVTIAQRLSNILRGSDTVSRLGGDEFTVILRTIPEIEVAARVAEKILHTITDPVILDGNTIRVSASIGISIYPINSYNQDTLIKQADNAMYRAKNLGKNRYEFA; translated from the coding sequence ATGAGTGAGTGGTCAGGCAAGTATCTGACAAAGTTATTGTCTTTAATCAGACAGTCTCTCAGATGGGAAAATCGTGAACTTATTACAGGTTCTGGTGTGGCAGTCTGTTTAATTTTGCTGCGGCTGCTGGGTTTGTTGCAGTTTTTGGAATGGGCTGCTTTAGACCAGTTCTTTCAGTGGCGACCGATGGAAGCCCCGGAAGCCAGAGTTACCATTGTTGCCATCGATGAGGCATCTTTACGACAAATTGGTTCGTGGCCTATGCCTGATGCTGCGATCGCCCAATTGTTGCAAAAATTAAATCAATATCAGCCTCGTGCGATTGGGTTAGACATTTATCGTGATTTAAGGACAGATCCAGGTCATGAAGAGTTAACTGCTGTCTATCAGTCCATGTCTAATCTGATTGGTATTGAGTTGTTATCTGGGGATTCAGATAAGAGGGTTGCAGCACCAGCAGAGTTAAGCGAAAAAAAACAAGTTGGTTTTAATAATTTGCTTTTAGATGCCGATGGTAAGGTCAGACGCAGTTTATTGTATTGGCATCTTGGCAACCAGCTCCATGAAAGCTTTGCTTTGAAGTTGGCAAAATTATATTTAAAACAAGAAAACATTTTACCTCAAAGGGCATCATCTCAATCGGAATATCTTCAGTTAGGAAAGGCGATTTTCCAACGTTTACAACCCCATGACGGAGGTTATGTAGGAGTTGATAATCGTGGGTATCAAATTGTCTCTAACTTTCCTAAACCTGCCTGTTCGGATTGTGCAGAACAAGATTATGGTTTTTCTAAAGTATCGATGCGGAATATCCTCGCAGGAAATGTTCCTAGTGAATTAATTCGCGATCGCGTTGTTTTAATTGGTTCCACTGCTCCTAGTCTTCAGGATTTAGTGCTGATTCCCTATTCTAGCCGCTTAATGGGGACAGCAAAACCGGTGGGGGGAGTGGAGCTACAAGCTTATTTTGTTGCTGAGTTAATTTCCGCATCATTGGATGGTAGACCTCTAATGCGAGTTTGGTCTGATATAGGGGAATATTTGTGGATTTTTGTCTGCTCTTATGCAGGTGCGGTACTCCGGTCACGTATCCGTCGGATAAGATACATTTCCCTGGGTATTTTCCTGGTGGCTATTCTCTTGATAGGTGGTTCCTATGGTAGTTTTTTGTTGGGTTGGTGGATACCACTGATGCCGGGTTTTTTAGCTTTTGCTAGTTCGGTAATTACAATTACTTCTCATATTGCCCATACCCAAGAAGAACTCAAACGTTCCAAGCAATTTTTAGATGGGATTATTAATACCATTGCTGACCCAGTTTTTGTCAAGAATGAAAAACATCAATTAATGATTGTGAATGAGGCTTTTTGTGAATTTATTGGTTATCCCCAGGAAAAATTAATTGGTAAGTCAGATTATGACTTATTTTGCGAGAAGGAAGCTGAGGTTTTTTGGTGGCAAGATGAGTTAATATTTCGTAGTCAGAAATCCCAAGAGCATGAGGAAGAGTTAACGAATGCAGATAAGGTAACTTTTCTGATTGCCACTAAGCGATCGCTACATAAAGATGCTGCTGGTAACTGCTTTCTGGTGGGTGTGATTCGTGATATTACTGAGCGCAAACTCTTAGAACAGGAACTCAAAGCCACGGCAACGGAATTATTTCGTTCTAACAGTGAGCTAAAGTCCAAAGAAGATGAACTGCGTTATGTTGCCTACCACGATACCCTGACAGGTTTATCCAATCGCAAATATTTCCATGAACAGCTAGAAGAATCTTTGGAGTGGGCAAAGAATAATCAACTACTCCTAGGATTATTATTTATCGATTTAGATGGATTTAAACAGGTGAATGATACCTTGGGACATGAAATGGGCGATCGCCTACTGGTAACGATCGCTCAACGTTTAAGTAACATCTTACGCGGTAGTGATACGGTATCTCGCTTAGGAGGTGACGAATTTACCGTAATTTTACGGACTATTCCCGAAATTGAAGTAGCAGCGAGAGTTGCGGAAAAAATTCTGCATACAATCACTGACCCAGTAATTTTAGACGGAAATACAATTAGAGTTTCTGCGAGTATTGGTATTAGTATTTACCCCATCAATAGCTACAACCAAGATACTTTAATTAAACAGGCTGACAATGCCATGTATCGTGCGAAAAATCTGGGTAAAAATCGCTACGAATTTGCTTGA
- a CDS encoding vitamin K epoxide reductase family protein produces MIRRRSAPWIHRNSRYLIAGIAGCGALVTAYLTYVKFTQNSTACPTKSCDLVLQSPYATVLGQPLALFGFLAYTSMMIFALLPLGVDSVEKKENRNQLENLTWLLLLTGAVAMSVFSGYLMYVLFAKINAACIYCIGSAIFSLSLLILTIIGRTWEDFGQIFFTAIVVGMVTLIATLGVYSGVNRVDTNLSATPEPTGKPTMGVGWEIKSTSGEAEIALAKHLTQIGAKEYIAWWCPHCHEQKELFGKEAYKEIRHIECDPRGKNPQPNQCTAAGIEGFPTWQINGKLYPNVQSLNKLADISGYKGPRNFKNFPDAFK; encoded by the coding sequence ATGATTCGTCGCCGTTCTGCACCTTGGATACACCGGAATTCGCGGTACTTAATCGCTGGAATCGCGGGTTGTGGGGCTTTAGTAACAGCCTACCTCACCTATGTGAAATTTACCCAAAATAGTACTGCTTGTCCGACTAAAAGCTGTGACTTAGTTCTCCAAAGTCCCTATGCTACGGTGCTGGGGCAACCCTTGGCACTATTTGGTTTTCTGGCTTATACCAGTATGATGATTTTTGCCCTATTACCCCTGGGTGTTGACTCAGTGGAAAAGAAAGAAAACCGTAATCAGCTGGAAAATCTCACCTGGTTGCTGTTGCTGACTGGTGCTGTGGCTATGTCAGTATTTAGTGGATACCTGATGTATGTTCTGTTTGCCAAAATTAATGCAGCTTGTATTTACTGTATTGGTTCGGCAATTTTTTCTTTGAGTTTATTGATACTGACGATTATTGGTCGTACTTGGGAAGATTTTGGACAGATTTTCTTTACGGCGATCGTTGTTGGGATGGTGACTTTAATTGCCACCCTGGGTGTGTACTCTGGTGTAAATAGAGTTGATACCAACTTATCAGCCACACCGGAACCAACTGGTAAACCCACGATGGGTGTTGGTTGGGAAATCAAAAGTACTTCGGGGGAAGCGGAAATTGCCCTCGCCAAGCATCTTACACAAATAGGTGCTAAGGAGTACATCGCTTGGTGGTGTCCCCATTGCCATGAACAGAAAGAATTATTTGGCAAGGAAGCTTATAAAGAAATTCGACATATCGAATGTGACCCACGAGGGAAAAATCCTCAGCCTAATCAGTGTACAGCTGCGGGTATTGAAGGATTTCCCACTTGGCAAATCAATGGTAAGCTTTACCCCAATGTTCAAAGCCTGAACAAGCTTGCAGATATCTCTGGCTATAAGGGTCCCAGGAACTTCAAGAATTTTCCAGACGCTTTCAAATAG
- the btpA gene encoding photosystem I biogenesis protein BtpA — translation MDLYHLFKTHTPIIGVVHLLPLPTAARWGGSLKAVIDRAEQEAVALASGGVDGIIVENFFDAPFTKNHVDPAVVSAMTVVVQRIQNLVTLPVGLNVLRNDGRSALAIASCVRAEFIRVNVLTGVMATDQGLIEGEAHELLRYRRELGTDVKILADVLVKHARPLSSPNLTVAVQDTIERGLADAIILSGWATGSPPNLEDVELASQAAGNTPVFIGSGASWENIATLMQAANGVIVSSSLKRHGRREQPIDPNRVSQFVEAARQSWKPENTSNSAKPSVKLH, via the coding sequence GTGGACTTATATCATTTATTTAAAACTCACACTCCAATTATTGGCGTGGTACATCTGTTACCATTACCAACCGCAGCTCGTTGGGGTGGTAGTCTCAAAGCGGTGATTGACCGTGCAGAACAAGAGGCTGTAGCTCTTGCTAGTGGTGGGGTTGACGGTATCATTGTCGAAAATTTTTTCGACGCACCGTTTACGAAAAATCATGTCGATCCAGCAGTTGTCAGTGCGATGACTGTGGTAGTGCAGCGTATTCAGAATTTGGTGACGTTACCCGTGGGGTTAAATGTTTTACGCAATGACGGGAGAAGTGCTTTAGCGATCGCCAGCTGTGTCCGGGCAGAATTTATTCGCGTCAATGTACTAACTGGAGTCATGGCAACCGATCAAGGATTAATTGAAGGTGAAGCCCACGAATTATTACGTTATCGCCGGGAACTAGGCACTGATGTGAAAATTTTAGCTGATGTTCTAGTTAAACACGCTCGTCCTTTAAGTTCTCCTAACCTGACCGTCGCGGTACAAGATACCATTGAACGTGGTTTAGCTGACGCGATTATTCTTTCCGGTTGGGCAACTGGTAGTCCTCCCAATTTGGAAGATGTCGAATTAGCCTCCCAAGCAGCAGGTAATACTCCCGTATTTATTGGTAGTGGAGCCTCCTGGGAAAATATTGCTACACTGATGCAAGCAGCAAATGGTGTGATAGTTTCTAGTTCCTTGAAACGTCATGGTCGGCGTGAGCAACCAATTGACCCCAATCGCGTCAGTCAATTCGTAGAAGCTGCTCGTCAAAGCTGGAAGCCTGAAAATACCTCTAATTCAGCAAAACCATCGGTCAAATTGCATTAA
- the rimO gene encoding 30S ribosomal protein S12 methylthiotransferase RimO, protein MGEKPTIAISHLGCEKNRIDTEHMLGLLVEAGYGVDTNEEVADYVIVNTCSFIEAAREESVRTLVELAEANKKIVITGCMAQHFQEQLLEELPEAVAVVGTGDYNKIVNVIERVETGERVKLVSSEPTYIADETTPRYRTTTEGVAYLRVAEGCDYRCAFCIIPHLRGNQRSRTIESIVAEAEQLAAQGVKEIILISQITTNYGIDIYGKPQLAQLLRALGKVDVPWIRIHYAYPTGLTPDVIAAIKDTPNVLPYLDLPLQHSHPEILRAMNRPWQGRVNDDIIERMKVELPQAVLRTTFIVGFPGETDTHFQHLLQFVQRHEFDHVGVFTFSSEEGTPAYSLPNQLPPEVMESRRDAVMALQQPISYKKNQQEIGKVVDVLIEQENPETGELIGRSTRFSPEVDGLVYVQGQARLGTIVPVAIKDADAYDLYGRILN, encoded by the coding sequence ATGGGTGAAAAACCGACTATTGCCATTTCTCACCTAGGTTGCGAAAAAAATCGCATTGATACAGAACATATGTTAGGGCTGCTTGTAGAAGCAGGCTATGGTGTTGATACAAATGAAGAAGTAGCAGATTATGTAATTGTTAATACTTGTAGTTTTATTGAAGCGGCAAGAGAAGAATCTGTTAGAACTTTAGTTGAGTTAGCAGAAGCGAATAAAAAGATAGTCATTACTGGCTGCATGGCGCAGCATTTTCAGGAACAGTTATTAGAAGAATTACCCGAAGCTGTGGCAGTAGTGGGTACTGGAGACTATAACAAGATAGTCAATGTGATTGAGCGCGTGGAAACAGGAGAGCGAGTTAAGTTAGTTTCTAGTGAACCAACTTATATTGCCGATGAAACCACACCTCGCTACCGCACGACTACCGAGGGAGTAGCCTACTTAAGAGTTGCTGAAGGTTGTGATTATCGCTGTGCTTTTTGTATCATCCCCCATCTCCGAGGAAACCAGCGATCGCGCACCATTGAATCCATAGTGGCTGAGGCGGAACAACTAGCAGCACAAGGTGTCAAAGAAATAATTTTAATTTCTCAAATCACCACAAACTACGGTATAGATATATACGGTAAGCCCCAGTTAGCTCAACTATTAAGGGCACTAGGCAAAGTAGATGTACCTTGGATTCGGATACACTACGCCTATCCTACAGGACTCACACCAGATGTCATTGCCGCGATTAAAGACACACCCAACGTCTTACCCTACTTAGATTTACCCTTGCAACATTCTCATCCGGAAATTCTGCGGGCAATGAATCGTCCTTGGCAAGGACGAGTCAACGATGACATCATCGAGCGGATGAAAGTAGAACTACCCCAGGCAGTACTACGGACGACTTTCATCGTCGGGTTCCCCGGCGAAACAGACACACACTTTCAGCATTTGTTGCAGTTTGTCCAGCGTCATGAATTTGATCATGTTGGTGTCTTTACCTTTTCTTCGGAAGAAGGTACACCAGCATACAGTTTGCCCAACCAATTACCCCCAGAGGTAATGGAATCCCGTAGAGACGCTGTGATGGCACTTCAACAGCCAATTTCCTACAAGAAAAACCAACAAGAAATAGGTAAAGTTGTCGATGTTTTAATCGAACAAGAAAACCCTGAAACCGGTGAATTAATCGGTCGTTCCACCCGATTTTCTCCAGAGGTAGACGGGTTGGTATATGTTCAAGGGCAAGCCAGACTCGGCACCATCGTACCCGTAGCCATTAAAGATGCAGATGCCTACGATTTGTACGGTCGTATCCTCAATTAA
- a CDS encoding DEAD/DEAH box helicase: MNPSFQELGISQQRVEHLEQLGFTEPTNIQAQAIPQLLGGRDVVGQSQTGTGKTAAFSLPMLERLDINHRVVQALVLAPTRELAMQVHDAISEFIGDSGLRAMAIYGGQSIDRQILQLRRGAQIVVGTPGRVIDLLERGSLKLDNVRWFVLDEADEMLSMGFIDDVEKILSQAPTERQTALFSATMPPSIRMLVNKFLNDPVTVTVEQPKATPTKINQVAYVVPRHWSKARALQPILEMEDPESALIFVRTRRTAAELTSQLQSAGHSVDEYHGDLSQQARERLLTRFRSRQVRWVVATDIAARGLDVDQLSHVINFDLPDSVETYVHRIGRTGRAGKEGTAISLVQPFERRKQQAFERHVRQSWQVLAIPTRAQIEAKQLDKLQVQVREALTGERLASFLPIVSELSEQYDAHAIAAAALQIAYDQTRPAWLQNEADYPEEDARATPKPKLRSGGGGGGRRDRDGGESRSRRSHWSTDAGEGGRGGSPKPKLRTGGGRRENSSASPVKKLSSGAAGRESAS, translated from the coding sequence ATGAATCCTTCCTTTCAAGAATTAGGCATTTCACAACAGCGTGTAGAACATTTAGAACAACTCGGTTTTACAGAACCTACCAATATTCAAGCACAAGCAATTCCCCAGCTTTTAGGTGGTCGTGATGTTGTGGGGCAATCCCAAACAGGTACCGGTAAGACCGCAGCTTTCTCCCTGCCGATGCTAGAACGGTTGGATATCAATCATCGAGTAGTCCAAGCTTTAGTTCTGGCTCCCACTAGGGAATTGGCAATGCAAGTCCATGATGCCATTTCCGAATTTATCGGAGATTCTGGTTTACGAGCCATGGCAATTTATGGTGGTCAATCAATCGACCGTCAAATCTTGCAATTGCGACGAGGTGCCCAAATAGTTGTGGGTACACCAGGACGAGTCATTGATTTGCTAGAACGGGGCAGTTTAAAGCTGGATAATGTGCGTTGGTTTGTTCTTGACGAAGCCGATGAAATGTTAAGCATGGGCTTCATTGATGATGTGGAGAAAATTCTTTCCCAAGCACCAACTGAACGGCAAACTGCCCTTTTCTCTGCAACTATGCCACCTTCAATTCGGATGTTGGTAAATAAGTTTTTGAATGACCCGGTAACAGTCACCGTGGAACAGCCAAAAGCGACACCAACCAAAATTAATCAGGTAGCTTATGTTGTTCCCCGTCATTGGTCAAAAGCTAGGGCATTGCAACCGATTTTGGAAATGGAAGATCCAGAATCTGCCCTGATTTTCGTCCGGACTCGCCGCACCGCCGCAGAACTAACAAGCCAACTGCAATCTGCCGGTCATAGTGTCGATGAATACCATGGTGACTTGTCCCAACAAGCTAGAGAACGTTTGCTGACACGGTTCCGTAGTCGTCAGGTGCGTTGGGTGGTAGCAACAGATATCGCGGCACGGGGTCTGGATGTAGACCAATTGTCCCATGTGATTAACTTTGATTTACCAGATAGCGTCGAAACCTACGTTCACCGAATTGGGCGGACAGGAAGAGCAGGCAAAGAAGGGACAGCCATTTCCTTAGTACAGCCCTTTGAGCGTCGCAAACAACAGGCTTTTGAGCGTCACGTTCGCCAAAGTTGGCAGGTACTTGCCATTCCTACCAGGGCACAAATAGAAGCTAAACAGTTAGATAAATTACAGGTTCAGGTTCGTGAAGCCTTAACTGGAGAGAGATTGGCATCTTTCTTGCCCATTGTGAGTGAGTTAAGCGAGCAGTATGATGCCCATGCGATCGCCGCAGCTGCTTTACAAATTGCCTATGATCAAACTCGTCCAGCTTGGCTACAAAACGAAGCTGACTACCCCGAAGAAGACGCACGGGCTACACCCAAACCTAAGCTCCGCAGTGGTGGTGGCGGTGGTGGAAGACGCGATCGCGATGGAGGTGAATCTCGTTCCCGTCGTTCTCACTGGAGTACAGATGCTGGAGAAGGTGGGCGTGGTGGTTCACCCAAGCCCAAACTACGTACAGGAGGAGGACGCAGGGAAAATTCCTCTGCATCTCCCGTGAAAAAACTCAGTTCTGGAGCAGCAGGGAGAGAATCTGCTTCCTAG
- a CDS encoding aldo/keto reductase: MTITTLGTTNIAVTPLCIGTWAWGDKLFWNDYDEAELQAAFTRALELGLNFFDTAEIYGSGLSEKFLGKFTQSNTVQIATKFAPLPWRFTGKSVSEALTASLSRLQRNSVALYQVHWSFAFFMSQDTLMNALAEEVQRGRVQAIGVSNYSAVQMQETQQILGKLGIPLAVNQVPYSLLNRQIETNGIVDTARDLGVTILAYSPLAQGLLTGKYTLGSNQKPTGARKIDPRFSQDGLQKITPVISLLKQIGETHNHTPAQVALNWLIAQGNVIPIAGAKTVKQVEENAGALGWQLTPEEISQIDEITRPWRN; encoded by the coding sequence GTGACAATTACCACACTTGGGACAACGAATATTGCTGTCACACCTTTGTGTATAGGCACTTGGGCATGGGGCGATAAACTCTTCTGGAATGACTATGACGAAGCAGAATTACAAGCAGCCTTCACCAGAGCCCTAGAGTTAGGTCTTAATTTTTTTGACACTGCTGAAATTTACGGAAGCGGACTTTCAGAAAAATTTCTTGGTAAATTCACCCAATCAAATACAGTCCAAATTGCCACTAAGTTTGCTCCCTTACCCTGGCGCTTTACAGGCAAATCGGTGAGCGAGGCTTTGACTGCTAGCCTCAGTCGCTTACAACGCAATAGTGTTGCTTTATACCAAGTTCATTGGTCATTTGCTTTCTTCATGAGCCAAGATACTCTGATGAATGCCCTTGCTGAGGAAGTGCAACGAGGTAGAGTTCAAGCTATTGGGGTAAGTAATTACTCGGCAGTCCAGATGCAAGAAACACAACAAATTTTAGGTAAGCTTGGCATACCCCTAGCCGTCAATCAAGTACCCTACTCTCTGTTAAATCGACAGATTGAAACCAACGGCATAGTGGATACAGCCCGTGATTTAGGTGTGACAATTTTAGCTTACAGTCCCCTAGCCCAAGGCTTGCTCACAGGCAAATATACCCTGGGTAGTAACCAAAAACCCACAGGTGCAAGAAAGATTGACCCCAGATTTAGTCAGGATGGTCTGCAAAAAATTACCCCTGTAATTTCTTTATTAAAACAAATTGGTGAAACACACAATCACACACCTGCCCAAGTAGCCCTGAACTGGCTAATTGCTCAAGGAAATGTCATTCCTATTGCCGGAGCTAAAACTGTCAAGCAGGTAGAAGAGAATGCCGGAGCATTAGGTTGGCAGCTCACACCGGAAGAAATTTCCCAAATTGACGAAATTACCCGCCCCTGGCGAAATTAA
- a CDS encoding IctB family putative bicarbonate transporter, whose translation MNLVWQRFTLSDLPLKDYVNGSYLHRFVGFLSPWRQTSWLLQWGDAIATMLVSLVFVLAPFTVTKTTVLGLFIVACSAFWLLLTVSDDTTDGNHHFVTPIHLLVLLYWGICVIATAASEEKKAALEGLINFSLYFILFALCARILRSPSIRSWMLTLYLHISLFVSIYAVRQKFFGAAQLATWVDPESPLSKNTRVYSYLGNPNLLAGYILPALILSLVAIFAWRGLAPKALAFTMFVVNAACLRFADSRGSYIGLAIAAVVLVLLLRYWYASSLPLFWRRWLVPIILGIFIALFLVAFGASETFRLRIVSIFAGREDSSNNFRINVWTSAIKMIQHYPIFGIGPGHDTFNLVYPRYQAPKYTALSAYSIFLETAVETGLIGLLSFLWLLIVIFNTGWQRLQQLRDIKSQDGLWLIGAIAALVAMLGHGLVDTVWYRPVINSVWWLIVGLIASYYQLPNTSSQLSDSNK comes from the coding sequence ATGAATTTAGTCTGGCAAAGATTTACCCTCTCTGATTTACCCCTGAAAGACTACGTTAACGGTAGTTATTTACATCGATTTGTCGGTTTTTTAAGCCCTTGGCGGCAAACCAGTTGGCTTTTGCAGTGGGGTGATGCGATCGCCACAATGTTAGTTAGTCTGGTGTTCGTTTTAGCTCCCTTCACTGTGACTAAAACCACTGTCTTGGGACTGTTCATTGTTGCTTGTAGTGCCTTCTGGTTACTACTGACAGTATCTGATGATACTACAGACGGAAATCATCATTTTGTTACTCCTATCCACCTACTAGTATTACTTTACTGGGGCATTTGCGTGATTGCCACGGCAGCCTCTGAGGAGAAGAAGGCAGCCCTAGAAGGTTTAATTAATTTTTCCCTATATTTCATCCTTTTTGCTCTCTGTGCCAGGATTTTGCGATCGCCGAGCATCCGCTCTTGGATGTTAACTTTATACTTACACATTTCGCTATTTGTCAGTATTTATGCTGTGCGACAAAAGTTTTTTGGTGCCGCGCAGCTAGCGACTTGGGTGGATCCAGAATCTCCCCTATCCAAGAATACGCGGGTTTACAGCTATCTCGGTAATCCTAATTTGTTAGCTGGGTATATACTACCTGCATTGATTTTAAGTTTAGTGGCTATCTTTGCTTGGCGGGGGTTAGCCCCTAAAGCTTTAGCTTTTACCATGTTTGTTGTCAATGCTGCTTGTCTACGCTTTGCTGATAGTCGGGGCAGTTATATTGGTTTGGCGATCGCTGCGGTTGTACTGGTTCTACTACTACGTTACTGGTATGCATCATCCTTACCGTTATTTTGGCGGAGATGGTTAGTACCGATAATTTTAGGTATTTTTATTGCCTTATTTCTCGTCGCCTTTGGTGCATCTGAAACCTTTCGCCTCCGGATTGTCAGTATTTTTGCTGGGAGAGAAGATAGCAGTAACAACTTCCGCATTAACGTCTGGACATCTGCTATCAAGATGATTCAGCATTATCCCATATTTGGCATTGGTCCTGGGCACGATACATTTAATCTAGTTTACCCACGGTATCAAGCACCTAAATATACCGCCCTGAGTGCCTATTCTATCTTTTTAGAAACTGCCGTAGAAACAGGGTTAATTGGTTTACTCAGTTTTTTGTGGTTGCTGATTGTCATATTTAATACTGGGTGGCAGCGACTTCAACAGTTGCGAGACATCAAAAGTCAAGACGGATTGTGGTTAATTGGGGCGATCGCTGCTCTCGTCGCTATGCTAGGTCATGGTTTAGTTGATACTGTATGGTATCGTCCGGTAATTAACAGCGTTTGGTGGCTAATTGTGGGATTAATTGCTAGTTATTATCAGTTACCAAATACCAGTTCCCAGTTGTCAGATTCCAACAAATAG
- a CDS encoding GAF domain-containing sensor histidine kinase, giving the protein MLEPENNMLTLKDGWASLETREQRRLLALSELGLRQPETIPVFEEATQTSAHFLEAPISTLGFIDQERHWFKSAVGLSRLGLMNQLAQARQLQRQESFCTQVVETSQIVQINDTKQLKNTELLTGKLVQDYGVRAYLGVPLIDASGNCLGALAVMDLAPREFKHRDIEFLQIIARWCMSEFERNRLLQKVIPSNTGVQSNTNWSVPETKINLNEIKLTPKALQKEKISTNQLKLELLEQLTQELRTPLTSVLGMASVLGREIYGPLTTKQREYVDIIQHSGKYLLSLVNEIAELGSVDEDATVLNLAPVDIEMLCQQAIHTLEEAANRREQDVRLSIEPGRNRILPLDKDKVRQILYHLIFSVIQLSATGSIVRIHVSYKEDALNITIWVSHPWLGDGITEVDPYFRLSNVPLLELQEGIDIYESLDNQTSSDRQSLMMEGMEKETSGNDVMTVAQNLKKRKNPMSRESLGLLLSCQLADLHGGQISIQGSPESGYRYVLSLPLQADTDEAIGE; this is encoded by the coding sequence ATGCTAGAGCCTGAAAACAATATGTTAACCCTTAAAGATGGTTGGGCTTCCCTAGAGACAAGAGAGCAACGTCGTCTGCTGGCATTGTCAGAATTAGGTTTGCGGCAACCAGAAACGATTCCCGTTTTTGAAGAAGCGACTCAAACGTCTGCTCATTTTTTGGAAGCACCAATCTCTACTTTGGGATTTATCGATCAAGAACGCCATTGGTTTAAGTCAGCAGTGGGGTTATCCCGTCTGGGATTGATGAATCAGTTAGCGCAAGCTCGCCAACTCCAGCGCCAGGAATCCTTCTGTACCCAGGTGGTTGAGACTTCGCAAATTGTACAAATCAACGATACAAAGCAATTAAAAAATACAGAACTTTTAACTGGCAAGCTTGTACAAGATTATGGCGTACGTGCTTACCTAGGAGTACCCCTGATTGACGCTTCCGGGAATTGTCTGGGTGCTTTAGCAGTTATGGATCTTGCACCCCGCGAATTTAAACATCGGGATATTGAGTTTTTACAAATCATTGCTCGCTGGTGTATGAGCGAGTTTGAACGGAATCGACTCCTACAAAAAGTTATCCCCAGTAATACAGGAGTACAGAGTAACACCAATTGGTCGGTTCCAGAAACCAAAATTAATCTCAATGAGATTAAACTAACTCCTAAGGCTCTTCAGAAGGAAAAAATTAGTACTAACCAGCTGAAGTTAGAATTACTGGAACAGCTAACTCAAGAGTTGCGAACCCCATTAACTTCTGTATTAGGTATGGCAAGCGTTTTGGGGCGAGAAATTTATGGTCCCTTAACGACGAAACAGAGAGAATACGTAGATATTATTCAGCATAGTGGTAAATATCTACTCTCCTTAGTGAATGAAATTGCGGAGTTGGGTAGTGTTGATGAAGATGCTACGGTACTGAATTTAGCGCCAGTAGACATCGAAATGCTCTGCCAGCAGGCAATACATACCCTAGAAGAGGCAGCTAACCGTCGTGAGCAAGATGTACGTTTATCTATTGAGCCGGGACGTAATCGCATCTTACCCTTAGATAAAGATAAGGTGCGACAGATACTGTATCACTTAATTTTTAGTGTGATTCAATTATCTGCTACGGGTAGTATTGTCCGAATTCACGTATCTTACAAAGAGGATGCCCTGAATATTACAATTTGGGTTTCTCATCCTTGGTTAGGAGATGGGATTACGGAGGTTGATCCTTATTTCCGTTTGAGTAACGTACCTTTGTTAGAGCTACAGGAAGGTATTGATATTTATGAATCACTGGATAATCAAACATCTAGCGATCGCCAATCTTTGATGATGGAAGGGATGGAAAAAGAAACCTCTGGGAATGATGTGATGACTGTTGCTCAGAACTTGAAGAAGCGCAAAAATCCGATGTCACGGGAAAGTTTAGGTTTGTTACTCAGTTGCCAGTTAGCAGATTTACATGGTGGGCAAATTTCTATTCAGGGTTCTCCCGAATCAGGATACCGCTATGTCTTATCTTTACCCTTACAAGCTGACACAGATGAAGCTATCGGTGAGTAA